CCTGATTGTCTTATTTCCAAGGTAATTCTGAAAGAGTCTTCTGTCTTGGCGGATTTCAAATCATACTTGCATCGAGACGTTTAGGAACTTTGGCTAGTTTGTTATTGGTTCTTTGTTTTCAACAAAGAAGTTGTTCTTTTACATCGTTTGTTAAACAAGAAACCACTCTCCTCTCGTTATAAACGAGGAAGAGAAGGCATTATCGGTTTATTATTGTTGATTTCGGACTAAAATTTAGTTCAATAAGACTATTATCCCTTTTAATTTTCAAATTAACTTCATCTAAATTGTTAAAAAAGGATTTTTGTTTTTCATAATTTATTTCTTCAACATTTACATTGTTAACCGTAATGATTTTATCATCTATTTTTAACCCACTTTTTTCGGCTGGTGAATCTTTATATAATCCAGTTACAATCCAAGATTTCATTGTTTGTGATCTGTCAATATATGAAAATCCAAGTTTGGATGGTTTAAATATATCGTTGTATGAATTGTTTGGTTGTAAATATAAATCATTATTGATAAAGTCAATAACAACATTAAATCTTTCATAAATACCATTTCCTACTATACCAAAATGATTTTTAGATGCTAACGCCCCTCTACGATCATTACTAAAATCCATTATCACGTTTTCAAAACAAAATTTTCCAACTTTTAATTGGCTTGCAAAAAAATCATAGCTGGAAGATTCACCACCAATGCCACCATACTTTGTAAAGTATTCCACTTTATTCTGAATAATGTCTTTGAGTGTATATTTTTTCGCAATTTTACTGGTAAGACTTATTGTCCCTCCTGAACCAAAATCTAATAAATATTCTCCTGAAATACTGATAGTATCATTGATGACAACTTCAAGTGGTAAGTAAAACTTATTGTCTCTTTTTGTCAGTTTTATTTTAGACCATCCTTGTAGATTAACAGAATCTATGTTTGAGAATATTTTCATATACTCTTTTTCATAATTTATTTCTAAAATTCTATTATTAAAATAATCCATTCCCAATATGCCATCAATGAAATCTCCCAGTATAGGTTTTAATTGAAGTATTGGTACTATTGTCGTTTTATAATGGAATTTATTAAAATAAAATTCAACAGTATCTTCAATAGAAATTACTTTTTGTGTACGGATTCCTGCGCCAGGTACACACGCAATAGATGTCTTTGCATAATCGAATCCATTATTTGCATAAAAAGTACTGTCAAAATATAAATTAAAAGCGCCGGTGTCAAATACAAAATTACCTTTTATACTAT
The genomic region above belongs to uncultured Paludibacter sp. and contains:
- a CDS encoding conserved hypothetical protein (Evidence 4 : Unknown function but conserved in other organisms); translated protein: MPKYTNIGNRIAHIWVLAVTNQQQSMNNKLSIVLLIGILSLISCKQKKENDIPKGAFSIIYAGHLYINGEIDSIKGNFVFDTGAFNLYFDSTFYANNGFDYAKTSIACVPGAGIRTQKVISIEDTVEFYFNKFHYKTTIVPILQLKPILGDFIDGILGMDYFNNRILEINYEKEYMKIFSNIDSVNLQGWSKIKLTKRDNKFYLPLEVVINDTISISGEYLLDFGSGGTISLTSKIAKKYTLKDIIQNKVEYFTKYGGIGGESSSYDFFASQLKVGKFCFENVIMDFSNDRRGALASKNHFGIVGNGIYERFNVVIDFINNDLYLQPNNSYNDIFKPSKLGFSYIDRSQTMKSWIVTGLYKDSPAEKSGLKIDDKIITVNNVNVEEINYEKQKSFFNNLDEVNLKIKRDNSLIELNFSPKSTIINR